The Thermovirga sp. genome segment CCGTTGACGGTACACTCCACTTGCCTGACCCCCTGCTTCACCGCCTCCAGCGAGTTGGCCACGGCCAATCCCAGGTCATTGTGGCAGTGACAGGACCAGACGACGCCGTCACCGGCATCGGTCCTTCGGATGATCTCGGCGACGAAGCGGGAAAATTCCTCCGGCAGGGAGTAGCCCACCGTATCGGGAATGTTGAGGGTGGTCGCGCCTCCTTCGGCGGCAATGCGGAAAACCTCGCAGAGATAATCCAGGTCGGAGCGGCTGGCGTCTTCAGCGGAAAATTCCACGTCATCGACAAAACTCCTGGCCAGCGATACGGCTCTGTGCACCTCATCCTTGACCTGTTCCCTGGACATTCGCAGTTTGTGCTCCAGGTGTATATCGCTGGTGGCGATGAAGGTATGAATTCGAGGTCTTTCAGCGTCCCTGAGAGCTTCCCAGGCCGCCTCGATGTCCCCCGTTCGGGTCCGGGCCAGCCCGGCGATCACGGGGCCCCTGATATTCCTGGCTATCTCCCGGACGGCCTGCAGGTCTCCCGGCGAAGCGGCGGGAAAACCCGCTTCGATGACGTCAATTTTCATACGGGCAAGGTTGTGGGCTATCTGCAGTTTTTCGGCGGTATTCAGGTTGATCCCGGCCGATTGCTCTCCATCTCTCAACGTGGTGTCGAAAATTCGGAC includes the following:
- a CDS encoding 2-isopropylmalate synthase (catalyzes the formation of 2-isopropylmalate from acetyl-CoA and 2-oxoisovalerate in leucine biosynthesis); this encodes MREDYVRIFDTTLRDGEQSAGINLNTAEKLQIAHNLARMKIDVIEAGFPAASPGDLQAVREIARNIRGPVIAGLARTRTGDIEAAWEALRDAERPRIHTFIATSDIHLEHKLRMSREQVKDEVHRAVSLARSFVDDVEFSAEDASRSDLDYLCEVFRIAAEGGATTLNIPDTVGYSLPEEFSRFVAEIIRRTDAGDGVVWSCHCHNDLGLAVANSLEAVKQGVRQVECTVNG